A DNA window from Streptomyces parvus contains the following coding sequences:
- a CDS encoding ABC transporter substrate-binding protein, translating into MNRKTLVLPAVVGLLAPVLAACGSADSGAGGKGAIVVGTTDQLVASKENPAPLDPAIGYEAGVWNVLRQTVQTLTTVPNGGGEPVPEAARSCTFTDTANESYRCTLRAGLTFADGTPVTAEDVKHSIQRVIDIDSDSGPVGLLANIDMIETKGEDQVIFHLNTPDATFPYKLATPAAGIVPKTQYPANEPRTGFQVDGSGPYTMKPQVEDGRVVKIAFEKNPSYKGELKVLNDKVEMDLFPDAEAMGKALDEEKIHLMTRAMSPEQAHDMLVEPKEGVDLTELPGLAISYLGFNTKNPVVDKPVRQAVAQIIDRGQIAGKVYGTTAEPLYSLIPSSIAGHTNAFFNKYGEPSAAKAAAILRDAGIKTPVKFTLHYTNDHYGPATAAEFKAIQQQLNGSGLFDVSVQGKEWSKYRPEQKRGDYAAYGMGWFPDFPDPDNYTAPFLDANNFLNSPYRSPEAEKVLIPQSRREADRTAAAATYEKLQDIVATDVPVLPIWQGKQYVASRDGIAGVERSVSATSELQLWELNRPGA; encoded by the coding sequence ATGAACCGCAAGACCCTGGTGCTGCCGGCCGTCGTCGGCCTGCTCGCCCCCGTGCTCGCCGCCTGCGGCAGCGCGGACAGCGGCGCCGGTGGCAAGGGGGCCATCGTGGTCGGCACCACGGACCAGCTCGTGGCCTCCAAGGAGAACCCCGCGCCGCTCGACCCGGCCATCGGCTACGAAGCGGGCGTCTGGAACGTCCTGCGGCAGACCGTGCAGACCCTGACCACGGTGCCCAACGGCGGCGGCGAGCCGGTGCCCGAGGCCGCCCGCAGCTGCACCTTCACCGACACCGCGAACGAGAGCTACCGCTGCACCCTGCGGGCGGGCCTCACCTTCGCCGACGGGACGCCCGTCACCGCCGAGGACGTGAAGCACTCCATCCAGCGCGTCATCGACATCGACTCGGACAGCGGCCCGGTCGGCCTGCTCGCCAACATCGACATGATCGAGACCAAGGGCGAGGACCAGGTGATCTTCCACCTGAACACGCCCGACGCGACCTTCCCGTACAAGCTCGCCACCCCCGCCGCCGGCATCGTCCCGAAGACGCAGTACCCGGCGAACGAGCCACGCACCGGCTTCCAGGTCGACGGCTCCGGCCCGTACACCATGAAGCCGCAGGTCGAGGACGGCCGGGTCGTCAAGATCGCCTTCGAGAAGAACCCCTCGTACAAGGGTGAGCTGAAGGTGCTCAACGACAAGGTCGAGATGGACCTCTTCCCCGACGCCGAGGCCATGGGCAAGGCGCTCGACGAGGAGAAGATCCACCTGATGACCCGGGCGATGTCGCCCGAGCAGGCCCACGACATGCTCGTGGAGCCGAAGGAGGGCGTCGACCTCACCGAGCTGCCCGGACTGGCCATCAGCTACCTCGGGTTCAACACCAAGAACCCCGTGGTCGACAAGCCCGTCCGGCAGGCCGTGGCGCAGATCATCGACCGGGGCCAGATCGCGGGCAAGGTGTACGGCACCACCGCCGAACCCCTCTACTCGCTGATCCCGTCCAGCATCGCCGGGCACACCAACGCCTTCTTCAACAAGTACGGCGAGCCCAGCGCCGCCAAGGCCGCGGCGATCCTCCGTGACGCCGGGATCAAGACGCCGGTGAAGTTCACCCTGCACTACACCAACGACCACTACGGTCCGGCCACCGCAGCCGAGTTCAAGGCGATCCAGCAGCAGCTGAACGGCTCGGGCCTCTTCGACGTCTCCGTCCAGGGCAAGGAGTGGTCGAAGTACCGCCCCGAGCAGAAGCGCGGCGACTACGCGGCCTACGGCATGGGCTGGTTCCCCGACTTCCCGGACCCGGACAACTACACCGCGCCCTTCCTGGACGCCAACAACTTCCTCAACTCGCCCTACCGGTCGCCCGAGGCGGAGAAGGTCCTCATCCCGCAGTCCCGCCGTGAGGCCGACCGCACCGCGGCCGCCGCCACCTACGAGAAGCTCCAGGACATCGTCGCCACCGACGTGCCGGTGCTC